In a single window of the Acinetobacter tibetensis genome:
- a CDS encoding GNAT family N-acetyltransferase → MSQSEASLTEFKLIECNETEHAVAILEILNEAILNSTALYDYQPRTLQSMQIWFASKREQHFPVFGIINPTGKLLGFATWGSFRAFPAYKYTVEHSVYIHHEHRGCGLSKILMQTLIEKAQQQQLHVMVGCIDAENAASIRLHQKLGFTHSGTIQQAGFKFGRWLDAAFYQLTLTTPLHPQDG, encoded by the coding sequence ATGTCACAAAGTGAAGCCTCTTTAACCGAGTTTAAACTGATTGAATGTAATGAAACCGAGCATGCAGTTGCTATTTTAGAGATTCTGAATGAGGCGATACTAAATTCCACTGCCCTATATGACTATCAGCCACGCACACTGCAAAGTATGCAAATCTGGTTTGCTAGCAAACGAGAGCAGCATTTTCCTGTATTCGGCATTATCAACCCAACTGGGAAATTACTCGGCTTTGCGACATGGGGAAGCTTTAGAGCCTTTCCTGCCTATAAATATACGGTTGAGCACAGTGTGTACATTCACCATGAGCATCGTGGTTGTGGGCTTAGTAAAATCCTGATGCAGACACTCATTGAAAAAGCACAACAGCAACAATTGCACGTCATGGTGGGCTGTATCGATGCCGAGAATGCTGCCAGCATTCGATTACACCAAAAGCTCGGTTTTACCCATTCAGGTACGATTCAACAGGCAGGGTTTAAATTTGGACGTTGGTTAGATGCCGCATTTTACCAACTGACGCTTACGACCCCACTACACCCTCAGGATGGTTAA